From Leptospira congkakensis, one genomic window encodes:
- a CDS encoding tetratricopeptide repeat protein: MFRSFLLTLFFVTATFAQSSTDRLAFAFRSQASLDPLRMIVVGEVVGIEKASYYEVDTLSQELEVDTRPDTVTIKVADPKGIRLGQTLYLLEKNQDHKTFRDGNIVGMITVKSVYQTTFFGWQVRGEGYLRLIEDRPVTAARLLDTTKYDEAFMAKKKGDHYFAKGQMDEALRMYKHSVSLDQGSPDSHYALGKAHWKDGEGYVSTAFEYSMAWKNRERFSNAQERLLFLVDYLRFLTFYFKVEGKENKKQLDLMPQVAKEARNLYPKNYEVWLYSFETSFLNLLHTNMADTSTGVDGRKKREEWAERSEEYLKKAYSLRKSDYYLHKLACEFYHLKWKETRGSTKESEYRTKLVEHGKLLRLYYTGETTLSEDLLNAIRLAEKQSGSF; the protein is encoded by the coding sequence ATGTTCCGTTCCTTCCTCCTCACTTTATTTTTTGTAACGGCAACTTTTGCCCAATCCTCAACGGACAGGTTAGCTTTTGCTTTTCGGAGCCAAGCTTCTCTTGATCCCTTACGAATGATCGTTGTAGGTGAGGTTGTGGGAATTGAAAAGGCCAGCTATTATGAAGTAGATACACTATCTCAAGAGTTAGAAGTGGATACAAGACCGGATACGGTCACAATCAAAGTAGCAGATCCCAAAGGAATTCGTTTAGGCCAAACCTTGTATCTTTTGGAAAAAAACCAAGACCACAAAACCTTCCGTGATGGAAATATTGTGGGGATGATCACTGTAAAATCCGTTTACCAAACTACATTTTTTGGATGGCAGGTTCGTGGGGAAGGATACTTACGACTCATTGAAGATCGTCCCGTAACCGCTGCAAGATTATTAGATACTACTAAATACGATGAAGCCTTTATGGCAAAAAAGAAAGGGGATCATTATTTTGCCAAAGGGCAAATGGATGAAGCTCTTCGAATGTACAAACATTCTGTTTCTCTTGACCAGGGATCACCTGATTCTCATTATGCGCTTGGTAAAGCCCATTGGAAAGATGGCGAAGGATATGTGTCCACTGCTTTCGAATATTCAATGGCCTGGAAAAACAGGGAACGATTTTCCAATGCACAAGAAAGGTTATTATTTCTAGTAGATTATTTAAGATTTTTGACTTTCTATTTTAAAGTAGAAGGAAAAGAAAATAAAAAACAATTGGATCTAATGCCACAAGTGGCCAAAGAAGCAAGAAACCTGTATCCAAAAAACTATGAAGTTTGGTTGTATAGTTTTGAAACTTCCTTTTTAAATCTTCTTCATACGAATATGGCTGATACCAGTACCGGTGTGGATGGTCGTAAAAAAAGAGAAGAGTGGGCAGAACGTTCGGAAGAGTATCTAAAAAAAGCCTACTCACTCAGAAAATCTGATTATTATCTACACAAACTAGCTTGTGAGTTCTATCATTTAAAGTGGAAAGAAACAAGAGGTTCTACTAAAGAATCTGAATATAGAACTAAACTAGTAGAACATGGAAAATTGTTACGCCTCTATTATACAGGGGAAACAACTTTGTCTGAAGATCTTCTCAATGCGATTCGGCTGGCAGAAAAACAATCTGGATCATTCTGA
- a CDS encoding PilZ domain-containing protein, protein MAIGRTDSMQELITILESLFEETIIGSDVNIVKHLFYYLKADNREFEFIYEEHTLVAAVEEIEAHTVTLMIPDLVEEGSRRARVRFEVMNINYQFEVVILDIQKEKTVIKTPTELQSYQLRTNRRIPVDDLFMNFIILFRSLTGGSREVGKNLYAESRFPHLMKEVRKDRPDSKLINVMLTEAIERISKDYKIHFFQPDEKLNEYEDFVKKTILRTGKSVYIPDCNRISSYINDPGDEVLFNYYNEHKEMAKEFGEEFALDFFESMRKYESRDFYVSYIITPIRLYEDVVGFIKVHSTAMDRFTISQNQAVYIFELAEIISYVFTKIAIQHGSYETMQSTTKVVDISLDGLLFEIYDKRLFQYLKRHNIIKMFIPLSKDRTMIIRGEIIRFLDRGDHYHLGVNYFSSAPDDMLYLESYLFEKSMKILSE, encoded by the coding sequence ATGGCGATCGGCAGAACAGATTCGATGCAGGAACTCATAACGATTTTAGAATCGTTATTTGAAGAAACCATCATCGGGTCTGATGTAAACATAGTCAAACACCTCTTTTACTATCTTAAGGCCGATAACAGAGAATTTGAATTTATCTACGAGGAACATACACTTGTCGCTGCTGTGGAAGAAATTGAAGCCCATACAGTGACACTCATGATTCCTGATTTGGTGGAAGAAGGTTCGAGACGTGCCCGAGTTCGTTTTGAAGTGATGAACATCAACTACCAATTTGAGGTAGTCATCCTCGACATCCAAAAAGAAAAAACAGTCATCAAAACTCCTACCGAGTTACAATCTTACCAACTCAGGACGAATCGAAGGATCCCTGTGGATGATTTGTTTATGAACTTTATCATTCTATTTAGAAGTTTGACTGGTGGTTCGAGAGAAGTCGGAAAAAACCTCTATGCGGAAAGCCGATTCCCTCACCTAATGAAAGAAGTACGAAAAGATAGGCCCGATAGCAAACTCATCAATGTGATGTTAACGGAAGCCATCGAACGAATTTCCAAAGACTATAAAATTCATTTTTTCCAACCGGATGAAAAATTAAATGAATATGAAGACTTTGTCAAAAAAACCATCCTTAGAACTGGAAAATCAGTTTATATCCCCGATTGTAATCGAATTTCTTCTTATATCAATGATCCAGGGGATGAAGTACTTTTTAATTATTATAACGAACACAAAGAAATGGCAAAGGAGTTTGGTGAAGAGTTTGCATTGGATTTTTTTGAATCCATGCGTAAATATGAATCCAGGGATTTCTATGTTTCTTATATCATCACACCAATTCGTTTGTATGAAGACGTAGTTGGATTTATCAAAGTACACTCCACTGCTATGGACAGGTTTACTATTTCTCAAAACCAAGCGGTTTATATTTTTGAATTAGCTGAAATCATTAGTTATGTATTCACAAAAATTGCCATCCAACATGGGAGTTATGAAACCATGCAATCCACAACAAAGGTTGTAGATATTTCTCTCGATGGACTTCTTTTTGAAATTTATGACAAACGGTTGTTTCAATACCTAAAAAGGCACAATATTATCAAAATGTTTATCCCTTTAAGTAAGGATCGGACCATGATCATTCGTGGAGAAATCATTCGATTTTTGGATAGAGGAGATCATTACCATTTAGGGGTAAACTATTTCAGTTCAGCCCCAGATGATATGTTGTATTTAGAATCTTATTTATTTGAAAAGAGTATGAAAATTCTTTCAGAATGA
- a CDS encoding enoyl-CoA hydratase/isomerase family protein, which translates to MKSRFETKEYEFLEIESRDTEDGKIVSIFLNNPTSRNSMTWKMGEEFADLIHSLRKEKVLPRAVIVSGRNEVFCAGGDLNLLRSFSEKSFSQNRRDMRKFYGFFLSVRKLPVPVIAAVNGHAIGAGLSLTFGCDLRIFADEGKYSFNFVRLGIHPGMGSSFLSPELLGKSLGGRLLLTGETFDGKFAKSCGLALDSVPKTEVYSRAMELALSLSKAAPLALQELKKNLYSWKQLDSALKKEAESQARNFISDDFKETIKSILEKREPKFAGK; encoded by the coding sequence ATGAAATCGCGATTTGAAACCAAAGAGTATGAATTCCTAGAAATTGAATCCCGTGATACTGAAGATGGAAAAATTGTTTCCATCTTCTTAAACAATCCCACTTCCCGCAATTCCATGACTTGGAAAATGGGGGAAGAGTTCGCCGACCTCATCCATTCCTTAAGAAAAGAAAAAGTCCTTCCGAGGGCAGTGATTGTCTCCGGGCGAAACGAAGTGTTTTGTGCTGGAGGTGATTTGAATTTACTCAGATCCTTCTCTGAAAAATCATTCTCACAAAACAGACGTGATATGAGAAAATTCTATGGTTTCTTTTTGTCCGTGCGTAAACTCCCCGTTCCTGTGATTGCGGCTGTGAATGGGCATGCCATTGGAGCTGGTCTTTCCTTAACCTTTGGTTGTGATTTACGAATTTTTGCAGATGAAGGAAAGTATTCTTTTAATTTTGTAAGGCTTGGAATCCATCCTGGAATGGGTTCTAGTTTTCTTTCTCCGGAATTACTCGGAAAAAGTTTAGGTGGTAGACTTTTACTCACTGGTGAAACATTCGATGGTAAGTTTGCTAAATCTTGTGGACTCGCACTGGACAGTGTTCCTAAAACAGAGGTTTATTCTCGTGCGATGGAACTTGCTTTGTCCTTATCAAAGGCTGCACCTCTCGCCTTACAGGAATTAAAGAAAAATTTATATTCCTGGAAACAGCTAGATAGCGCTCTAAAAAAAGAGGCAGAATCTCAAGCGCGGAACTTTATTTCGGACGACTTTAAGGAGACAATCAAAAGTATCTTAGAAAAGCGGGAACCGAAGTTTGCCGGCAAATAA
- a CDS encoding Crp/Fnr family transcriptional regulator yields MAELPLNPDCFACDYKNHNVLHCAAHETIERINEGKDFTVFPRGKQLVTSGVKADGFFFIKSGLVRSYVQLASGKEQTLRLSGPGDWVGFRDCISDSISHHNVVAVEDTHACYITGALIDALVKDDINFQKEVFKQMAKEWQEMEEHVVSLGTKQVHEKLAEILIVLDNAQGRKNHVELKVTRDVLATFIGTKTETLVRALSDLKAREFISVDKNRIDILNREALYSLSKIA; encoded by the coding sequence ATGGCGGAACTCCCACTCAATCCTGATTGTTTTGCATGTGATTATAAAAATCACAATGTTTTACACTGTGCTGCGCATGAGACCATCGAAAGGATCAACGAAGGCAAAGACTTCACTGTGTTCCCTCGGGGAAAACAACTCGTTACCTCTGGTGTAAAAGCCGACGGCTTTTTCTTTATCAAATCAGGTCTTGTCAGAAGTTACGTGCAGCTCGCTAGTGGTAAGGAACAGACCTTACGTCTCAGCGGGCCTGGCGATTGGGTTGGCTTTCGAGATTGTATTTCTGATTCTATCTCCCATCACAATGTTGTTGCTGTAGAAGACACACATGCCTGTTACATTACGGGAGCTCTGATCGATGCTCTTGTGAAAGACGATATCAATTTCCAAAAAGAAGTTTTTAAACAAATGGCAAAGGAATGGCAGGAGATGGAGGAACATGTAGTTTCTCTCGGAACCAAACAAGTCCACGAAAAATTGGCCGAAATTTTAATCGTTTTAGACAATGCCCAAGGCCGTAAAAATCACGTGGAACTCAAAGTCACAAGGGATGTCCTCGCCACATTCATCGGAACCAAAACGGAAACCTTGGTACGTGCGCTTTCTGACCTCAAAGCACGTGAATTCATCTCCGTGGACAAAAACCGCATTGATATTCTGAACAGAGAAGCTCTCTATTCTCTTTCAAAAATCGCCTAA
- a CDS encoding rhomboid family intramembrane serine protease → MSRNRSQGPSLFGNPILHPLNVILIINCLIFFLQYFANQQLIYRFGLTPDFVLGGAIWQVFTYGFLHAVELIPFHLLVNMYGMYMLGTNIIPIIGKTRFTILYFASQIGAGIFVVLSAYLNEVLGGNIPFLESMTTQTIGASGALFGVLALFGIFYPNAELLLFIFPVKAKNAVWVSLVIGYLISQIGNGAISNTCHLGGALTALLLYKLFQKQIKPGSLPYIPGLEWEAPRDQKTQSKPKPVAVEDLFLDQKKYNENILGQIHSKKDKTSVINYLQGLQVANANICPPATYNTEDPICLRCEWLANCALRKVKE, encoded by the coding sequence ATGAGTAGAAACCGAAGCCAGGGTCCAAGTTTGTTTGGGAATCCCATCCTTCATCCCCTGAATGTAATTCTCATCATCAATTGTCTTATTTTTTTTCTCCAATACTTTGCTAACCAACAGTTGATTTACAGATTTGGATTAACACCTGATTTTGTGTTAGGTGGTGCTATCTGGCAAGTTTTCACTTATGGATTTTTGCATGCCGTGGAACTCATTCCTTTTCACTTACTTGTGAATATGTATGGTATGTATATGTTGGGCACAAATATCATTCCCATCATTGGAAAAACTAGATTTACCATTTTGTATTTTGCCTCACAAATTGGTGCTGGAATTTTTGTGGTTCTGTCTGCCTATTTAAACGAAGTGTTAGGTGGTAATATCCCATTTTTAGAATCCATGACGACACAAACCATCGGTGCCTCTGGGGCCTTGTTTGGGGTACTTGCTCTTTTTGGAATTTTTTATCCGAATGCAGAACTCCTATTATTTATTTTTCCGGTAAAAGCGAAAAACGCTGTTTGGGTATCTCTTGTAATCGGTTATTTGATTTCACAAATTGGGAATGGTGCCATCTCCAACACTTGCCATTTGGGTGGGGCACTCACAGCTCTCCTTCTCTATAAACTTTTTCAAAAACAAATCAAACCTGGTAGTTTACCTTATATTCCAGGTTTGGAATGGGAAGCCCCAAGGGATCAAAAAACTCAGTCCAAACCAAAACCAGTAGCTGTAGAAGACCTCTTTCTAGATCAAAAAAAATACAATGAAAACATATTAGGTCAGATTCATTCTAAAAAAGATAAAACTTCAGTAATAAATTATTTACAAGGATTACAAGTGGCAAACGCCAATATCTGTCCTCCTGCTACGTATAACACCGAGGATCCGATCTGTTTGCGTTGTGAATGGTTGGCAAATTGTGCGCTTCGTAAGGTAAAAGAATAA
- a CDS encoding LIC11177 family protein → MPVEKKSSVDEVLKREKLSKEFEKEKRSSEKKAIEQAAAKLSAQSSETTDTVKTSKFITNIDIAFSQAKTDLRFYFLNDGTYADDFKKMFQENESLFKRYGITSQKYLEYIRESFDRYKKIHDMMPLDPMKPKHFKYVEDSIAELVRMFNQRFGK, encoded by the coding sequence ATGCCTGTAGAAAAAAAATCCTCAGTGGATGAGGTTTTAAAACGCGAAAAATTATCGAAAGAATTCGAAAAAGAAAAACGTAGTTCCGAAAAAAAAGCGATCGAACAAGCAGCTGCTAAATTGTCTGCACAAAGTTCGGAAACCACAGACACAGTCAAAACATCCAAGTTCATTACTAATATTGATATTGCTTTTTCCCAAGCGAAGACTGACCTCCGGTTCTATTTTCTAAATGATGGTACGTATGCGGATGATTTCAAAAAGATGTTCCAAGAGAACGAATCTTTATTCAAACGTTATGGAATCACAAGCCAAAAGTATTTAGAATACATTCGTGAATCTTTTGACCGTTACAAAAAGATCCACGATATGATGCCTCTTGACCCTATGAAACCCAAACATTTCAAATACGTAGAAGACTCCATTGCCGAGCTTGTGCGGATGTTCAACCAACGGTTTGGGAAGTAA
- the hisB gene encoding imidazoleglycerol-phosphate dehydratase HisB, giving the protein MVESRKTSETDIRLDLNVRGTGVYQFDTEIPFFEHMLSHISKHGLIDMDLKLRGDIGIDCHHSVEDTAILMGQMIHTQLGDKKGIFRYGHFTLPMDEVLTTVAVDLGGRFYFKYTGPPMDGKFGIYDAELSLEFLQKFALNAKMNLHVVVHYGENRHHIHESIFKGLGKALRQAIAIDSLAKDQIPSTKGMLE; this is encoded by the coding sequence ATGGTGGAATCAAGAAAGACATCCGAAACTGACATCCGGTTGGACTTAAATGTCCGAGGAACCGGGGTCTACCAGTTTGATACAGAAATCCCGTTTTTTGAGCATATGCTCTCCCATATCTCCAAACATGGTCTCATCGATATGGATTTAAAACTCCGAGGGGATATTGGTATCGATTGCCACCACTCGGTAGAAGACACTGCCATCCTTATGGGACAAATGATCCACACCCAGTTAGGTGATAAAAAAGGAATCTTTCGTTACGGTCATTTTACCTTACCGATGGATGAGGTTCTCACAACCGTTGCTGTGGACCTAGGCGGACGTTTCTATTTTAAATACACAGGTCCACCTATGGATGGTAAATTTGGAATTTATGACGCAGAACTTTCTCTCGAGTTCCTTCAAAAATTTGCACTGAATGCTAAGATGAATTTACACGTAGTCGTACATTACGGTGAAAATCGTCACCACATCCACGAATCTATTTTTAAGGGACTCGGTAAAGCTTTACGCCAAGCAATTGCTATCGACTCACTCGCAAAAGACCAAATCCCATCTACCAAAGGAATGTTGGAGTGA
- the hisH gene encoding imidazole glycerol phosphate synthase subunit HisH, with protein sequence MIVVLDFGMGNIHSLLKAVSLYTSDFQFTNDIETVKKADKIILPGDGHFDKAMQNLNEAGFSSVLKDHVAANKPLFGICIGYQVLFEDSDETSKPGTTIPGLGFIRGKIRKFEGKQNLKVPHMGWNKLFDIKAKNTKLLKGISNESFMYFIHSYRPVGVDRLDVTANCHYYGESFPAVVEKESVFGTQFHPEKSDATGLGILKNFIEL encoded by the coding sequence GTGATTGTTGTTTTAGATTTTGGAATGGGGAATATCCATTCCTTACTCAAAGCTGTTTCTTTATACACAAGTGACTTTCAATTCACAAACGATATCGAAACAGTCAAAAAGGCAGATAAAATCATTTTGCCAGGCGATGGCCATTTTGATAAAGCCATGCAGAATTTAAATGAAGCTGGTTTTTCATCTGTATTAAAAGATCATGTGGCAGCCAATAAACCTCTATTTGGAATTTGTATCGGATATCAAGTGTTATTCGAAGATTCTGATGAAACTTCGAAACCTGGTACAACCATTCCTGGTCTTGGATTCATTCGTGGAAAAATTAGAAAGTTTGAAGGAAAACAAAACTTAAAAGTCCCTCATATGGGATGGAATAAACTTTTTGATATCAAAGCCAAAAATACAAAATTACTAAAAGGGATCTCGAATGAATCCTTTATGTATTTTATCCATTCCTACAGACCCGTTGGTGTAGATCGTTTGGATGTGACAGCTAACTGCCATTATTATGGAGAATCTTTTCCTGCAGTAGTAGAAAAAGAATCAGTATTTGGAACTCAATTTCACCCTGAAAAATCGGACGCTACAGGACTTGGAATCCTAAAAAACTTTATAGAACTTTAA
- the hisA gene encoding 1-(5-phosphoribosyl)-5-[(5-phosphoribosylamino)methylideneamino]imidazole-4-carboxamide isomerase: MLVLPAIDLLDNEAVRLLQGDYSKKTVYSSEPENMIQVFEEQGATLIHIVDLNAAKTGKSENEKAIRNIKDKCSVDLELGGGIRSLENMKFYDGLGVSRFILGTVAVEDSSVVEKGLKEYGPDRIVIGVDAKDGFVRTKGWETNSGIKYTDFLKTMYAMGIRHVIFTDISKDGMMEGPNTTAYVELLSLFPDLQLVASGGVSSTQDLVNLYDASKGKLFGAITGKAIYEGKLDLKESIRILSKKRNEN; encoded by the coding sequence ATGTTAGTATTACCTGCCATTGACCTTTTAGACAACGAAGCCGTACGTTTACTCCAAGGAGATTATTCTAAAAAAACGGTTTATTCTTCTGAACCAGAAAATATGATCCAAGTTTTTGAGGAACAAGGTGCCACACTCATCCATATCGTGGACTTAAATGCTGCTAAAACAGGAAAGTCAGAAAACGAGAAGGCAATCCGTAATATCAAAGATAAATGCTCCGTAGATTTGGAGTTAGGTGGCGGAATTCGTTCTTTAGAAAATATGAAATTTTATGATGGGCTCGGGGTGTCTCGGTTCATTTTGGGAACTGTGGCTGTGGAAGATTCGTCCGTGGTGGAAAAAGGTTTAAAAGAATATGGACCAGACCGCATCGTAATTGGTGTGGATGCCAAAGACGGATTTGTCCGCACCAAAGGTTGGGAAACCAATTCCGGAATTAAATACACTGATTTTTTAAAAACAATGTATGCGATGGGAATCCGCCATGTCATCTTTACGGATATTTCGAAAGATGGGATGATGGAGGGGCCTAACACAACAGCTTATGTGGAGTTGTTATCTCTGTTTCCCGATTTGCAACTTGTGGCTTCGGGTGGGGTTTCCTCAACGCAGGATTTAGTGAATTTGTATGATGCTTCCAAAGGGAAACTTTTTGGGGCCATCACCGGAAAAGCCATTTATGAAGGAAAATTAGACCTAAAAGAAAGTATCAGGATTCTAAGTAAGAAGAGGAATGAAAATTGA
- a CDS encoding thioredoxin domain-containing protein, which yields MNRKNLALAGVIGGAIGLIVSFLLAIEYFGIGTENIANSACSALGGGDSCLKVAESSYSAIPGVPFLGNVPIALLGFGFYGLLTYSFFLITKAKSNDEVSKTISLLFPVLVLGLILDLVLFGISVGIIGTICQLCFVTYIVTIALLAILFLLWKTEGKPTLDIPAALKEGITTLGLVYFFSFSLGFATSKMWVNNASSNTLATSRGMDSAEVQSKIAAYFQEPTLGIQVNGSPFIGKKDAPITIVKYADYNCGHCLHTSHILHTVLSEYDGMVRVVYKNFPLDGTCNRLMQQPRPGATSCVAAIAAICADKQGKFEPMYRGLYDNLEKGVAHSGSSVVNLANSIGLNVNSLKACMASKEAQNQLNAEIDEAEKLNIQSTPSLYINDRKIESGTPNPIFLKTLLEQIIQKM from the coding sequence ATGAATCGTAAGAATTTAGCATTAGCAGGAGTGATCGGTGGAGCCATTGGACTCATTGTCTCTTTCCTATTAGCAATTGAATACTTTGGCATAGGAACCGAAAATATTGCCAATTCCGCATGTTCCGCGCTAGGTGGCGGTGACTCTTGTTTGAAAGTAGCAGAGAGTTCTTATTCTGCAATCCCGGGTGTTCCCTTTTTAGGAAATGTTCCCATCGCCTTACTTGGTTTTGGTTTTTATGGATTACTAACCTATTCATTCTTTCTGATCACTAAAGCGAAATCAAACGACGAAGTATCAAAAACCATTTCTCTACTTTTCCCAGTTCTTGTTTTGGGACTGATTTTAGATTTGGTTCTATTTGGAATTTCCGTCGGAATCATTGGAACCATTTGCCAACTTTGTTTTGTGACTTACATAGTTACCATTGCGCTTCTTGCTATTTTATTCTTACTTTGGAAAACAGAAGGAAAACCGACTTTAGACATCCCAGCTGCCCTAAAAGAAGGGATCACTACTTTAGGTCTTGTTTATTTTTTCAGTTTTTCATTGGGATTTGCTACAAGCAAAATGTGGGTAAATAATGCGAGTTCCAATACATTGGCAACGTCTCGCGGGATGGACTCTGCTGAGGTTCAATCGAAAATCGCAGCGTATTTCCAAGAGCCAACACTTGGGATCCAAGTAAACGGGTCACCATTTATTGGTAAAAAAGATGCCCCGATAACAATTGTTAAATATGCAGATTACAATTGTGGACATTGTTTGCATACAAGCCATATTTTACATACAGTTCTTTCTGAATACGATGGGATGGTTCGAGTGGTTTATAAAAACTTCCCACTGGATGGAACTTGTAACCGCCTCATGCAACAACCAAGACCAGGAGCCACTTCTTGTGTGGCTGCTATTGCGGCCATTTGTGCAGACAAACAAGGGAAATTTGAACCAATGTATCGTGGGCTTTATGATAATTTGGAGAAAGGTGTTGCTCACTCTGGATCTAGTGTTGTGAATTTAGCCAATTCCATTGGACTCAACGTCAACTCTTTAAAAGCTTGTATGGCATCTAAAGAAGCACAAAACCAATTGAATGCTGAGATTGACGAAGCAGAAAAATTAAATATTCAATCCACTCCTTCTCTTTATATCAACGATAGAAAGATAGAAAGTGGAACACCAAATCCAATTTTTCTAAAAACACTTCTCGAACAAATCATTCAAAAGATGTAA
- a CDS encoding N-acetylneuraminate synthase family protein, with translation MDFHIGKKTLTRRSAPYLVAEIGLNHNADLEIGKRTIAKAKESGAHAVKFQTYRTEEFIDQSNPDVKFLYDIFKQYELNETKHKEFQKTALDLGLDFFSTPLCDSAVDLLCGLDVPVLKIASGDIVNLPLLNKAIQSGKPLIVSTGAALPEEVTRAISLFRKHGTETCLLHCVSMYPTPLNKVNLQSIPFYLDTTDYVVGFSDHSDGTLASSVACGLGAVVFEKHFTLDRNLEGPDHGISMDPTMFTRLAEDLKLSFEMGGAYGKNTHPEETGGWFYGRRSLYKKGNSVLSLRPALHTKDKNILDSWELERVGDPSLLPEGPIRLAPKSK, from the coding sequence TTGGATTTTCATATTGGAAAAAAAACTCTTACGAGACGATCCGCACCCTACTTGGTTGCAGAAATTGGACTGAACCACAACGCAGATCTTGAGATTGGAAAACGAACCATTGCAAAAGCAAAAGAATCGGGAGCCCACGCTGTCAAATTCCAAACCTATAGAACAGAAGAATTCATAGACCAATCGAATCCCGATGTCAAATTTCTGTATGACATTTTCAAACAATACGAATTAAACGAAACAAAACACAAAGAATTCCAAAAAACAGCTCTCGATTTGGGTCTTGATTTTTTTTCCACACCTCTTTGTGATTCCGCAGTAGATTTGTTATGTGGACTAGATGTTCCTGTTTTAAAGATTGCATCTGGTGATATTGTAAATTTACCTTTGCTGAATAAAGCCATTCAGTCGGGAAAACCTCTGATCGTGTCTACAGGAGCAGCTTTACCCGAAGAAGTGACAAGGGCCATTTCCCTATTTAGGAAACATGGAACAGAAACTTGCCTTCTCCATTGTGTTTCAATGTATCCTACTCCCTTAAACAAAGTAAACCTTCAGTCGATTCCATTTTATTTGGATACAACAGATTATGTTGTCGGTTTTAGTGATCATTCTGATGGAACCTTGGCTTCGTCAGTTGCCTGTGGCCTTGGTGCTGTTGTTTTTGAAAAACATTTTACCTTAGATCGAAATCTAGAAGGCCCAGATCATGGGATCTCGATGGATCCAACAATGTTCACAAGACTTGCCGAAGACCTAAAACTAAGTTTTGAAATGGGTGGTGCGTATGGGAAGAACACACATCCTGAAGAAACAGGTGGTTGGTTTTATGGAAGAAGGTCCTTATACAAAAAGGGAAATTCTGTTCTTAGTTTAAGGCCGGCCTTACATACAAAGGATAAAAATATTTTGGATTCTTGGGAATTGGAGCGAGTGGGAGATCCTTCTCTATTACCAGAAGGCCCCATTCGCTTGGCACCTAAGTCTAAATAG